The sequence GCCGCCGGCGATCTCCTCGATCCGTTCCAGGCGCTTGACGTACGCCTCCAGGCTCTCCCGGCGGGCCCCCGGACGCCCGCCCGAGCAGGCGTCGGACGCCTGCGTCAGCACGGCCTCGATGGTCTGCGGCGGCACCTCGTTGTGATGCGCTTCGATGGCGTGCACGATGTCCTCGTGCTCGCCGTACTTGCGGGCCAGGTCGGCGCCGATCAACGCGTGACTGCCCTCCACCTCGTGGGTCAGCGCCTTGCCGATGTCGTGCAGGAACGCCGCCCGCTTCATGGTCGGCACGTCCAGGCCCAGCTCGGCCGCCATGATCCCGGCGATGTGCGCGGTCTCCACCAGGTGCTTGAGCACGTTCTGGCCGTAACTCGTGCGGTACCGCAGCCGGCCCAGCAGCTTCACCAGCTCCGGGTGCATGCTGGTGATCCCGACGTCGACCAGCGCCTCCTCGGCGGCACGGTCGCACAGCCGCTCCACCTCGTTGCGGGCGCTGTCGAAGACCTCCTCGATCCGGTGCGGATGGATCCGGCCGTCCAGCACCAGCTTCTCCAGGGTCAGACGGCCCACCTCCCGGCGTACCGGGTCGAAACAGGACAGCAGCACCGCTTCCGGGGTGTCGTCGATGATCAGGTTGACCCCGGTGGTCGACTCGAAGGCCCGGATGTTGCGGCCCTCCCGGCCGATGATCCGGCCCTTCATCTCGTCGCTCGGCAGGTGCAGCACGCTGACCACGCTCTCCGCGGTCTGCTCGCTGGCGATCCGCTGGATCGCGTCCACCACGATGTGCCGCGCCCGCGTGTCCGCGGTGCTGCGGGCGTCCGTCTCGATGTCCCGGATCAGGATCGCGGCCTCCCGCTTCGCCTGGCCCTCGATCGACTCGATCAGCTCGGCGCGGGCCGCCTCCGCGGTCAGCCCGGCGATCCGCTCCAGCTCCCGGCGCTTGGTCTCCTCCGCCGCGGCCAGCTCCGCCTCACGC is a genomic window of Actinoplanes teichomyceticus ATCC 31121 containing:
- the rny gene encoding ribonuclease Y, giving the protein MAPQYWVLVVAIVVLAVSVIAGLMLGARALRQLRIERQDAHDRQEQEVGDAQAKVADANAKAASVRAEAAAAKAEAAAARAEARRVLENAHSEADTVLEHAHRQAEADAEQLRAAARRSGEREIALLNATVKEQSAEVERRAARIDERERLHAEEVERLVERERRLVSLESELTRRETALATREAELAAAEETKRRELERIAGLTAEAARAELIESIEGQAKREAAILIRDIETDARSTADTRARHIVVDAIQRIASEQTAESVVSVLHLPSDEMKGRIIGREGRNIRAFESTTGVNLIIDDTPEAVLLSCFDPVRREVGRLTLEKLVLDGRIHPHRIEEVFDSARNEVERLCDRAAEEALVDVGITSMHPELVKLLGRLRYRTSYGQNVLKHLVETAHIAGIMAAELGLDVPTMKRAAFLHDIGKALTHEVEGSHALIGADLARKYGEHEDIVHAIEAHHNEVPPQTIEAVLTQASDACSGGRPGARRESLEAYVKRLERIEEIAGGKVGVEKVFAMQAGREIRVMVRPDDVDDIGAAVLARDVAKQIEEELTYPGQIRVTVVRESRVTELAR